From a region of the Janthinobacterium sp. 61 genome:
- a CDS encoding MBL fold metallo-hydrolase: protein MKFTFRGVRGSIPSPGPRTARYGGNTTCIEVRTDNDSLIILDAGSGIFSLAQQLPPGVPVDAHVFITHSHWDHIHGLPMFSPLFVAGNRMRLHGAHDAVAGRGIEHVMAVQLQNSYFPVSEAAMAACIEYRTLAPGEAVEVGGAHVRGAEMNHPVVNLGYRIDCGGAALFFSGDHEPFYNLHPPGHAEHAPCAARNAQRQAGIDAVVAGVDALIMDCSYTREEYPGKQGWGHGTFDAALDLALRCGVRRLYCTHHEPTRSDEQLEAVFADVMGRYASRLNGLQVFLAYEGLTVELAGA from the coding sequence ATGAAATTCACGTTCAGGGGCGTGCGCGGCTCCATCCCCTCCCCCGGCCCGCGCACGGCGCGCTATGGCGGCAACACCACATGCATCGAAGTACGCACCGACAACGATAGCCTGATCATTCTCGATGCGGGCAGCGGCATCTTCTCGCTGGCGCAGCAACTGCCGCCCGGCGTGCCGGTCGACGCGCACGTCTTCATCACGCACAGCCACTGGGATCACATCCACGGCTTGCCCATGTTTAGCCCCCTGTTCGTGGCCGGCAACCGCATGCGCCTGCATGGCGCGCACGATGCCGTCGCCGGACGAGGCATCGAGCACGTGATGGCGGTACAGCTGCAAAACAGCTATTTCCCCGTCAGCGAAGCGGCCATGGCGGCTTGCATCGAGTACCGCACGCTGGCGCCCGGCGAAGCCGTCGAGGTGGGCGGCGCGCACGTGCGCGGCGCGGAAATGAACCACCCTGTCGTCAACCTCGGCTACCGTATCGACTGCGGCGGCGCCGCGCTGTTTTTCAGCGGTGACCACGAACCCTTCTACAACCTGCATCCGCCCGGCCATGCCGAGCATGCGCCCTGCGCGGCACGCAATGCGCAGCGCCAGGCTGGCATCGACGCCGTGGTCGCCGGCGTTGACGCGCTGATCATGGATTGCTCCTACACGCGCGAGGAGTATCCGGGCAAGCAGGGCTGGGGCCATGGCACCTTCGACGCCGCCCTCGACCTGGCCCTGCGCTGCGGCGTGCGGCGCCTGTACTGCACCCACCACGAACCGACCCGCAGCGACGAGCAGCTGGAAGCCGTCTTTGCCGACGTGATGGGCCGTTATGCGAGCCGCCTCAATGGCCTGCAGGTGTTCCTCGCCTACGAGGGGCTGACGGTGGAACTGGCCGGCGCATAA
- a CDS encoding inorganic phosphate transporter yields MTIQISIYVLGLLIVLALLFDFMNGFHDAANAIATVVSTGVLKPQTAVAMAATFNFVAIFVFHQLTVAATVGKGTIDPSVIDQYVIFGALMGAIFWNLFTWYYGIPSSSSHALIGGLVGAAVAKSGTGALVAAGLWKTVAFIVIAPVLGFVFGSIMMLLVSWIFVRSTPRKVDKWFRRLQLASAAAYSLGHGGNDAQKTIGIIWMLLIAAGYSNAADAMPPLWVIISCYTAISFGTLFGGWRIVKTMGQKITKLKPVGGFCAETGGAITLFVSTALGIPVSTTHTITGAIVGVGSAQKMSAVRWGVAGNIVWAWIFTIPASAFVAAVAWWIGHHIM; encoded by the coding sequence ATGACCATACAAATCAGCATCTACGTGCTAGGCCTGTTGATCGTCCTCGCGCTGCTGTTTGACTTCATGAACGGCTTCCACGATGCCGCCAACGCGATCGCCACGGTGGTCTCGACGGGCGTGTTGAAGCCGCAGACCGCGGTTGCCATGGCCGCCACGTTCAACTTCGTCGCCATTTTCGTGTTCCACCAGCTGACCGTGGCTGCCACGGTGGGCAAGGGCACGATTGACCCGTCAGTGATCGACCAGTACGTGATCTTCGGCGCGCTGATGGGCGCCATCTTCTGGAATTTGTTTACCTGGTATTACGGCATTCCATCGTCGTCTTCGCACGCGCTGATCGGCGGCCTGGTAGGCGCCGCCGTCGCCAAGTCGGGCACGGGCGCGCTGGTCGCGGCCGGCCTGTGGAAAACGGTGGCCTTCATCGTGATCGCACCCGTGCTGGGCTTTGTGTTCGGCTCCATCATGATGCTGCTCGTGTCCTGGATTTTCGTGCGTTCCACGCCGCGCAAGGTCGACAAGTGGTTCCGCCGTCTGCAACTGGCGTCGGCGGCAGCCTACAGCCTGGGCCATGGCGGCAATGATGCACAAAAGACCATCGGTATCATCTGGATGCTGTTGATCGCCGCCGGCTACTCGAATGCGGCCGACGCCATGCCGCCGCTGTGGGTCATCATCTCGTGCTACACGGCCATCAGCTTCGGCACGCTGTTCGGCGGCTGGCGTATCGTCAAGACCATGGGCCAGAAGATCACCAAGCTCAAACCCGTAGGCGGCTTCTGCGCCGAAACGGGTGGTGCGATCACGCTGTTCGTCTCGACGGCGCTGGGCATTCCCGTGTCGACCACGCACACCATTACGGGCGCCATCGTCGGCGTCGGCTCGGCGCAGAAAATGTCGGCCGTGCGCTGGGGTGTCGCAGGCAACATCGTCTGGGCATGGATCTTCACGATTCCTGCCTCCGCTTTCGTGGCGGCGGTTGCATGGTGGATTGGCCACCATATTATGTAA
- a CDS encoding DUF47 domain-containing protein: MFGRLMPTEGKFFELFNQHAELCVKGAKEMLGLMTNFDDLENRVHAIESIEKQADKVTYATVEMLHKTFITPIDRDDIHQLITRQDDILDLLEDAAQTVSLYDLKAVTPEAKRLAELVLACTEKVRDAVAMLHNMDNSRKIVAICEEIDRLESDADHVMRAAMSKLFRDEPDVRNLIKLKAIYEILETVTDRCEDVSNIIEGIIVENA; the protein is encoded by the coding sequence ATGTTTGGACGCTTGATGCCCACTGAGGGCAAGTTTTTTGAATTGTTTAACCAGCACGCGGAACTGTGCGTCAAGGGCGCCAAAGAAATGCTCGGCCTGATGACCAATTTCGATGACCTGGAAAACCGCGTGCATGCGATCGAAAGCATCGAGAAACAGGCGGACAAAGTCACTTACGCCACCGTCGAAATGCTGCACAAGACCTTCATCACGCCGATCGATCGTGACGACATCCATCAGCTGATCACGCGCCAGGACGACATCCTCGACCTGCTGGAAGACGCGGCGCAGACCGTCTCGCTGTACGACCTGAAAGCCGTCACACCGGAAGCCAAGCGCCTGGCCGAACTGGTGCTGGCCTGTACCGAGAAGGTGCGCGACGCCGTCGCCATGCTGCATAACATGGACAACTCGCGCAAGATCGTCGCCATCTGCGAAGAGATCGACCGCCTGGAATCGGATGCCGATCACGTGATGCGCGCCGCCATGTCCAAGCTGTTCCGCGATGAACCGGACGTGCGCAACCTGATCAAGCTGAAAGCGATCTACGAAATTCTGGAAACCGTGACCGACCGTTGCGAAGATGTGTCCAATATTATCGAAGGCATCATCGTCGAAAACGCGTAA
- a CDS encoding replicative DNA helicase — translation MNAPSDPQLDSLRIPPHSIEAEQSVIGGLLRDNAAYDRIADFMHAEDFYRYDHRIIFEQIVKMVNASKPADVITVFETLTQLGKADDVGGLAYLNAMAQNTPSAANIRRYAEIVRDRGVLRKLITVADDISGTAFSPQGKEVKQMLDEAESKIFAIAEEGARGAQGWTAIQPLLTQVVERIDELYSRDNQSEITGVPTGFIDLDRMTSGLQPGDLVIVAGRPSMGKTAFSVNIGENVAIDSGLPVAVFSMEMGGAQLAMRMLGSVGQLDQHRLRTGRLNDEDWPRLTNAIQKMNDAQLYIDETPALNSIELRARSRRLSRQCGKLGLIIVDYLQLMSANTPGDNRATEISEISRGLKGLAKELGCPVIALSQLNRSLEQRPNKRPVMSDLRESGAIEQDADVILFIYRDEVYNPDSPDKGTAEIIIGKQRNGPIGSIRLTFMGQYTKFGNYSGGLALYQGD, via the coding sequence ATGAACGCCCCCTCTGATCCGCAACTGGATTCCCTCCGTATTCCGCCGCATTCGATCGAAGCAGAACAATCCGTTATCGGTGGTCTGCTGCGCGACAATGCAGCATATGACCGCATCGCCGACTTCATGCATGCGGAGGATTTCTATCGCTATGACCATCGCATCATCTTCGAGCAAATCGTCAAGATGGTTAACGCTTCCAAGCCAGCCGATGTCATTACTGTTTTTGAAACCCTGACCCAGCTCGGCAAGGCCGATGACGTGGGCGGACTTGCTTACCTGAACGCCATGGCGCAAAACACGCCATCGGCCGCGAACATCCGGCGCTATGCCGAGATCGTGCGCGACCGCGGCGTGCTGCGCAAACTCATCACCGTCGCCGACGATATCTCCGGCACGGCCTTCAGCCCGCAAGGCAAGGAAGTCAAGCAGATGCTTGACGAGGCCGAGTCGAAGATTTTCGCCATCGCCGAAGAAGGCGCGCGCGGCGCCCAGGGCTGGACCGCGATCCAGCCCCTGCTGACGCAAGTAGTCGAGCGCATCGACGAACTGTACAGCCGCGACAACCAGAGTGAAATCACGGGCGTGCCCACTGGTTTCATCGACCTCGACCGCATGACCTCCGGTCTGCAGCCGGGCGACCTGGTGATCGTGGCGGGTCGTCCTTCGATGGGCAAGACGGCGTTTTCCGTCAACATCGGCGAAAATGTGGCCATCGACAGCGGCTTGCCCGTGGCCGTGTTCTCGATGGAGATGGGCGGCGCTCAGTTGGCCATGCGTATGCTCGGCTCCGTCGGGCAGCTTGACCAGCACCGTCTGCGCACGGGCCGCCTGAACGACGAAGACTGGCCGCGCCTGACGAATGCGATTCAAAAGATGAACGACGCGCAGTTGTACATCGATGAAACGCCGGCCTTGAATTCCATCGAATTGCGTGCCCGCTCGCGCCGTTTGTCGCGTCAATGCGGCAAGCTGGGCCTGATCATCGTCGATTACTTGCAGCTGATGTCGGCCAATACGCCGGGCGACAACCGCGCCACGGAGATTTCCGAGATTTCACGGGGCTTGAAAGGCCTGGCGAAAGAACTCGGTTGCCCCGTGATCGCGTTGTCCCAGCTGAACCGCTCGCTGGAACAACGCCCGAACAAGCGTCCCGTGATGTCGGACTTGCGCGAATCGGGCGCTATTGAGCAGGATGCCGACGTCATCCTGTTCATTTACCGTGACGAAGTGTATAACCCCGACTCGCCAGACAAGGGAACGGCCGAAATCATCATCGGTAAACAACGTAACGGTCCAATCGGCAGCATCCGCCTCACCTTCATGGGGCAGTACACCAAATTTGGCAATTACAGTGGTGGCCTGGCGCTTTACCAAGGCGACTAA
- the rplI gene encoding 50S ribosomal protein L9 gives MQIILLEKVVNVGNLGEVVKVKDGYARNFLIPQRLARRATATAVAEFEVKRAELEKAAAAKLAASQAQGEKLSGLTVQVAQKAGVDGRLFGSVTNFDIAEALTKQGFAVEKAQIRMPTGPLKIVGEHNVSVALHTDVVVEVVIAVVPDANA, from the coding sequence ATGCAAATCATTCTGTTAGAAAAAGTTGTTAACGTCGGTAACCTCGGCGAAGTCGTCAAAGTCAAAGACGGTTACGCACGTAACTTCCTGATCCCGCAACGCCTGGCACGTCGTGCCACGGCAACCGCTGTGGCTGAATTCGAAGTCAAGCGCGCCGAACTGGAAAAAGCTGCTGCCGCCAAACTGGCCGCATCGCAAGCCCAGGGCGAAAAACTGAGCGGCCTGACCGTTCAAGTAGCTCAAAAAGCTGGTGTTGATGGCCGTCTGTTCGGTTCCGTCACCAACTTCGACATCGCTGAAGCGCTGACCAAGCAAGGTTTTGCTGTTGAAAAAGCACAAATCCGCATGCCTACCGGCCCGCTGAAGATCGTTGGCGAGCACAACGTTTCGGTTGCTCTGCACACCGACGTGGTCGTGGAAGTTGTTATCGCTGTCGTTCCAGACGCGAACGCGTAA
- the rpsR gene encoding 30S ribosomal protein S18, which translates to MAFGKKFDKNKLKLKEKRKQQNPLFKRKKFCRFTAAHVEQVDYKDVDTLKDFVQENGKIMPARLTGTKAHYQRQVDTAIKRARFLALLPYTDLHHA; encoded by the coding sequence ATGGCATTCGGTAAAAAGTTCGACAAAAATAAGCTCAAGCTTAAAGAAAAACGCAAACAGCAAAACCCGTTGTTCAAACGCAAGAAGTTCTGCCGCTTCACCGCAGCTCACGTTGAGCAAGTCGACTACAAAGACGTCGACACGCTGAAAGACTTCGTCCAAGAAAACGGCAAGATCATGCCAGCACGCCTGACCGGTACCAAAGCGCACTACCAGCGCCAAGTTGACACCGCAATCAAGCGCGCTCGCTTCCTCGCGCTGCTGCCATACACCGATCTGCACCACGCTTAA
- the priB gene encoding primosomal replication protein N, which yields MNQLQVTAIIAEREILRYTPAGLPIVNAVLQHSSQQMEAGIARLTEFDVAALAAGEISGRFSQASLGGVYQFTGFLARKSRNSKSLVFHIIDFSAVTPTSAF from the coding sequence CTGAACCAGCTACAAGTAACCGCCATCATTGCCGAGCGCGAAATATTGCGCTACACCCCGGCAGGGTTGCCGATTGTGAATGCAGTATTGCAGCACAGTTCGCAGCAGATGGAAGCAGGAATTGCCCGTTTGACCGAGTTTGATGTTGCCGCGCTAGCCGCTGGTGAAATATCAGGCAGGTTCAGCCAGGCAAGCTTGGGCGGGGTCTATCAGTTCACGGGTTTCCTGGCCAGGAAGAGCCGCAACAGCAAGAGTTTGGTGTTTCACATCATTGATTTTAGTGCAGTCACCCCGACTAGCGCATTTTAG
- the rpsF gene encoding 30S ribosomal protein S6, whose protein sequence is MRHYEIVFIVHPDQSEQVPAMIERYKASVTTRGGSVHRVEDWGRRQMAYSIQKLPKAHYICLNIECDNETLVELETAFKFNDAVLRHLTVKMKKAETAPSPMMKSVQREDAAKSHRTEAPAAAPAAAAA, encoded by the coding sequence ATGCGTCATTATGAAATAGTCTTTATCGTCCATCCGGACCAAAGCGAGCAAGTGCCCGCGATGATCGAACGCTACAAAGCCAGCGTAACCACCCGCGGCGGTTCGGTTCACCGCGTGGAAGATTGGGGCCGCCGTCAAATGGCTTACTCGATCCAAAAGCTGCCTAAAGCACACTACATCTGCCTGAACATCGAATGCGACAACGAGACCCTGGTCGAGTTGGAAACAGCATTCAAATTCAATGATGCCGTGTTGCGTCACCTGACCGTTAAAATGAAGAAAGCTGAAACAGCTCCTTCGCCGATGATGAAATCGGTACAACGCGAAGACGCGGCCAAAAGCCACCGCACCGAAGCACCAGCAGCCGCTCCAGCCGCAGCAGCAGCTTAA
- the lexA gene encoding transcriptional repressor LexA — MIKLTARQEQILNLIKDAIENTGFPPTRAEIANELGFKSANAAEEHLQALARKGAIEISPGTSRGIRLIGAAASAAADALASKVPAALLMSLPLIGRVAAGSPILAQENLEASYNVDPALFSAKPDFLLKVRGWSMRDAGIMDGDLLAVKKVDSAKNGQIVVARIGDEVTVKRYKKTGSVIELLPENPDFKVITVSPEDEFALEGLAVGLMRSWH, encoded by the coding sequence ATGATCAAGCTGACAGCACGACAAGAACAAATCCTGAACCTGATCAAGGACGCGATTGAAAACACGGGCTTTCCCCCAACCCGTGCCGAAATCGCCAATGAACTGGGTTTCAAATCGGCCAATGCGGCCGAAGAACATTTGCAGGCCCTGGCCCGCAAGGGCGCGATCGAGATTTCGCCCGGCACCTCGCGCGGTATCCGCCTGATCGGTGCGGCGGCGAGCGCGGCCGCCGATGCGCTGGCATCGAAAGTGCCGGCAGCCCTGCTGATGTCGCTGCCCCTGATCGGCCGAGTAGCCGCCGGTTCGCCCATCCTGGCGCAGGAAAACCTGGAAGCGAGCTACAACGTCGACCCCGCCCTGTTCTCGGCCAAGCCTGATTTCCTGCTGAAGGTGCGCGGCTGGTCCATGCGCGACGCCGGCATCATGGATGGCGATTTACTGGCCGTCAAAAAGGTCGACAGTGCCAAGAACGGCCAGATCGTCGTGGCCCGCATCGGCGACGAAGTCACCGTCAAGCGCTACAAGAAAACGGGCTCCGTCATCGAACTGCTGCCGGAAAACCCCGATTTCAAGGTGATTACCGTATCGCCGGAAGATGAGTTCGCCCTGGAAGGCCTGGCCGTGGGACTGATGCGCAGCTGGCATTAA
- a CDS encoding cystathionine gamma-synthase family protein: MSNNKNYGFTTTILHNDRRKGIEHGSLHKPVHTSVAFGYGDARQLASVFQGKEPGFRYGRQGNPTVSALEDKVNKMEDGVATLCFATGMGAIGAVVQSLLRAGDHVVSSAFLFGNTNSLWQTVTGQGIAVSFVDATDVANVAAAITPQTRIVFVETIANPRTQIADLAKIGALCKERGILYIVDNTMTTPYLFRPKAVGAGLVVNALTKSIGGHGNALGGSLTDTGVFDWTQYPNIFDNYKKAAPAQWGIAQIRAKALRDFGASLGPEAAHHIAVGAETMALRMDRTCSNALALATMLQADPRVAAVHYPGLSSHPQHALATDLFRSYGSLFSFELKDGIDCFDFLNRLNLAIPASNLGDTRTLVIPVAHTIFYEMGAERRASMGIAESLIRVSVGIEDEADLLEDFRGALEG, encoded by the coding sequence ATGAGCAACAACAAAAACTACGGCTTTACCACCACCATCCTGCATAACGACCGTCGCAAGGGCATCGAGCACGGCTCGCTGCACAAGCCTGTGCATACCTCCGTCGCGTTTGGCTATGGCGATGCACGCCAGCTGGCGTCCGTGTTCCAGGGCAAGGAGCCGGGCTTTCGCTATGGCCGCCAGGGTAACCCGACGGTGTCCGCGCTGGAAGACAAGGTCAACAAGATGGAAGATGGCGTGGCGACCCTGTGCTTCGCGACCGGCATGGGCGCCATTGGCGCCGTGGTGCAATCCTTGCTGCGCGCGGGCGACCATGTGGTGTCGTCGGCTTTTCTGTTTGGTAACACCAACAGCCTGTGGCAAACGGTGACGGGGCAGGGCATCGCCGTGTCCTTCGTCGATGCCACGGACGTGGCCAATGTGGCCGCCGCCATCACGCCGCAAACGCGGATTGTTTTCGTGGAAACCATCGCCAATCCGCGCACGCAGATCGCCGACCTGGCGAAGATCGGCGCGCTGTGCAAGGAGCGTGGCATCCTGTACATCGTCGATAATACGATGACCACGCCCTACCTGTTCCGCCCGAAAGCGGTGGGCGCGGGCCTGGTGGTCAATGCCTTGACGAAATCCATTGGCGGCCACGGCAATGCCCTGGGCGGCAGCTTGACGGACACGGGTGTATTCGACTGGACGCAGTACCCGAACATTTTCGACAATTATAAAAAGGCGGCGCCGGCGCAGTGGGGCATCGCGCAAATCCGCGCCAAGGCCTTGCGCGATTTCGGTGCCTCGCTGGGCCCGGAGGCGGCGCACCATATCGCCGTCGGCGCGGAAACAATGGCCTTGCGCATGGACCGTACCTGCTCGAACGCCCTGGCGCTGGCCACCATGTTGCAAGCGGACCCGCGCGTGGCGGCAGTGCATTACCCAGGCTTGTCCTCGCACCCGCAGCACGCGCTGGCGACGGACTTGTTCCGCAGCTATGGTTCGCTGTTCAGCTTTGAATTAAAAGATGGCATCGATTGCTTCGATTTCCTGAATCGCCTGAATCTGGCGATTCCGGCTAGCAACCTTGGTGACACGCGCACCCTGGTCATTCCCGTCGCCCACACGATCTTCTATGAGATGGGAGCCGAGCGCCGCGCCAGCATGGGCATCGCCGAATCGCTGATCCGCGTTTCCGTCGGGATCGAGGATGAGGCCGATCTGCTGGAAGACTTCCGTGGTGCGCTGGAGGGCTGA
- the purF gene encoding amidophosphoribosyltransferase, protein MCGIVGVVSHQPVNQLLYDALLLLQHRGQDAAGIATNHSSMFSMHKANGLVRDVFRTRNMRSLQGTTGIGHCRYPTAGSSSEEEAQPFYVNAPFGITLAHNGNLTNWEQLKQEMFKNDRRHINTDSDSEVLLNVLAHEIQEATTGLNLDPEAIFKAITVLNRRVKGGYAAVAQIAGVGLLAFRDPHGIRPLCLGINETEQGPEYLIASESVALEGMGFRFVRDIGPGEAVFIDADKKLHSAQCADNASLNPCVFEFVYLARPDSVIDGASVYATRLKMGEYLAEKIRAELPDVHIDVVMPIPDSSRPAAIQLALALNLEYREGFIKNRYIGRTFIMPGQAARKKSVRQKLNAIPSEFKDKVVLLVDDSIVRGTTSREIVQMAREAGATKVIFASAAPPVIYPNVYGIDMPTRDELIAYGRTTEEVCREITADYLVYQDIGALKQAIADVNPALTNFEASCFDGVYVTGDVSQEYLDRLEYARHHPKAAAPEDTPRSQLNLNLATTEG, encoded by the coding sequence ATGTGTGGCATCGTCGGCGTCGTTTCCCATCAACCTGTCAATCAATTGCTCTATGATGCATTGTTGCTCTTGCAACATCGCGGTCAGGACGCGGCAGGGATTGCGACCAATCACAGCAGTATGTTTTCCATGCACAAAGCCAATGGCCTCGTGCGTGACGTCTTCCGTACGCGCAACATGCGTTCGCTGCAAGGCACGACGGGCATCGGCCATTGCCGTTACCCGACGGCCGGTTCGTCGAGCGAAGAGGAAGCACAACCGTTTTATGTGAATGCGCCGTTCGGCATCACCCTGGCGCACAATGGCAACCTGACCAACTGGGAACAGTTGAAGCAGGAAATGTTCAAGAACGACCGCCGCCATATCAATACCGATTCCGATTCGGAAGTGCTGCTCAATGTGCTGGCGCATGAAATCCAGGAAGCCACAACGGGCCTGAACCTGGACCCGGAAGCCATCTTCAAGGCTATCACCGTGCTGAACCGCCGCGTCAAGGGCGGCTATGCTGCAGTGGCGCAAATTGCTGGCGTGGGCTTGCTGGCCTTCCGCGACCCGCACGGCATCCGTCCTTTGTGCCTGGGCATTAATGAAACGGAGCAAGGCCCCGAATACCTGATCGCCTCCGAATCCGTGGCCCTGGAAGGCATGGGCTTCCGCTTCGTGCGCGACATCGGTCCCGGCGAAGCCGTCTTCATCGATGCCGACAAGAAATTGCACAGCGCCCAGTGCGCCGACAACGCCAGCCTGAATCCGTGCGTGTTCGAATTCGTCTACCTGGCCCGTCCCGACTCCGTCATCGACGGTGCCTCGGTGTACGCCACGCGCCTGAAAATGGGTGAATACCTGGCTGAAAAGATCCGTGCCGAATTGCCTGACGTGCATATCGACGTGGTCATGCCGATTCCCGATTCCTCGCGTCCGGCCGCCATCCAGCTGGCCCTGGCGCTGAACCTGGAATACCGCGAAGGCTTCATCAAGAACCGCTACATCGGCCGCACCTTCATCATGCCGGGCCAGGCGGCGCGCAAGAAGTCCGTGCGCCAGAAGCTCAACGCGATTCCTTCCGAATTCAAGGATAAAGTGGTGTTGCTGGTCGACGACTCCATCGTGCGTGGCACCACCAGCCGGGAAATCGTGCAGATGGCGCGCGAAGCGGGCGCGACGAAGGTCATCTTCGCCTCGGCCGCGCCACCGGTGATCTACCCGAACGTGTATGGCATCGACATGCCGACGCGCGACGAATTGATCGCCTATGGCCGCACGACGGAAGAAGTATGCCGCGAAATCACGGCCGACTACTTGGTGTACCAGGATATCGGCGCGTTGAAGCAGGCGATTGCCGACGTCAACCCGGCACTGACGAACTTCGAGGCGTCGTGCTTCGATGGCGTGTATGTGACGGGCGACGTGTCGCAGGAATACCTGGACCGCCTGGAATATGCGCGCCACCATCCGAAGGCGGCAGCGCCGGAAGATACGCCACGTTCCCAGTTGAACCTGAACCTCGCCACCACCGAAGGGTGA
- a CDS encoding CvpA family protein: MTIFDYLVLFVLVTSVLISMMRGLVKEILSLVSWIVAFVIANAYGATLAKFLPEAVPGEAVRLLLAFVVLFIGVRILMGLLSMTVDALVKVTGLSLADRTLGSLFGVARGLVIVLTTVILCGMTSIPQQSFWKNALLSPLAEQGARAIKPYLPAAYAQHVKF; encoded by the coding sequence GTGACGATCTTCGATTACCTGGTGCTGTTCGTGCTGGTGACGTCCGTGCTGATCAGCATGATGCGCGGCCTGGTCAAGGAAATACTGTCATTGGTCAGCTGGATCGTGGCTTTCGTCATCGCCAACGCCTATGGCGCCACCTTGGCGAAATTCCTGCCGGAAGCCGTGCCGGGTGAAGCCGTCCGCCTGTTGCTGGCCTTCGTGGTGCTGTTCATCGGCGTGCGCATTTTGATGGGCTTGCTGTCCATGACGGTCGACGCACTGGTGAAGGTGACGGGCCTGAGCCTGGCCGACCGTACCCTGGGCAGCCTGTTCGGCGTGGCGCGGGGCCTGGTGATCGTGCTGACCACCGTCATCTTGTGTGGCATGACTTCCATACCACAGCAGTCATTCTGGAAAAATGCGCTGCTCAGCCCGCTCGCGGAACAGGGCGCGCGTGCCATCAAGCCTTATCTGCCTGCCGCATACGCGCAGCATGTGAAATTTTGA
- a CDS encoding SPOR domain-containing protein — MGLFSKLFKNKQESSGEDSGFYVPGEAQSPTRKRAANTSGGGGSRRGGKEAPDPVLPEKKRARRRLVGAIALALGVAVGLPMLLDSEPKAPFNDIAIDIPSKEKAAAPAPAPVPAVPAQAAAHNGLDQSEEIIDSPLPPAARPAPAPAAVPAPVPAAVQPAPAKPAYVEPKPEPKPEPKPVKVEPKPEPKHEAKPEPKHELKPEPKHEVKAEAKPEAKPAKPAQSADDAARAMAILEGKPLDKPQEKAQDKAHDAGSGKFVVQVAALATQDKVDELQDKLREAGIKSYTQKVSSPAGERIRVRVGPFGSRDDAEKTRAKLQKLGLGGSLVPA; from the coding sequence ATGGGCTTGTTCTCGAAACTGTTTAAAAACAAGCAAGAATCCTCTGGCGAAGACAGCGGCTTTTATGTCCCTGGCGAAGCACAGTCGCCGACCCGCAAGCGCGCCGCCAACACCTCTGGTGGCGGTGGATCGCGCCGTGGCGGCAAAGAAGCGCCGGACCCGGTCTTGCCTGAAAAAAAGCGCGCACGCCGCCGCCTGGTCGGGGCCATTGCCCTGGCCCTGGGCGTGGCTGTGGGCTTGCCGATGCTGCTCGATTCCGAGCCGAAGGCGCCTTTCAACGATATCGCCATCGACATTCCCTCGAAAGAAAAGGCCGCTGCGCCTGCACCTGCGCCCGTGCCGGCTGTGCCCGCTCAGGCGGCTGCGCACAATGGCCTGGACCAGTCCGAGGAAATCATCGACTCTCCTCTGCCGCCTGCGGCCAGGCCTGCGCCGGCACCGGCAGCAGTACCGGCGCCCGTGCCGGCTGCCGTCCAGCCTGCGCCTGCCAAGCCGGCCTATGTGGAACCGAAACCCGAGCCCAAGCCTGAGCCCAAGCCGGTCAAGGTGGAGCCGAAACCAGAGCCGAAACACGAAGCCAAGCCGGAGCCGAAGCATGAGCTCAAGCCTGAACCCAAGCATGAGGTAAAAGCGGAAGCCAAGCCTGAGGCTAAGCCTGCCAAGCCGGCGCAATCTGCCGACGATGCGGCGCGCGCTATGGCGATTCTGGAAGGCAAGCCACTGGACAAGCCGCAAGAGAAAGCACAAGACAAGGCACACGACGCCGGCAGCGGCAAGTTCGTGGTGCAGGTGGCGGCGCTGGCGACGCAGGACAAGGTCGATGAATTGCAGGACAAGCTGCGCGAAGCGGGTATCAAGTCTTATACGCAGAAAGTCTCCAGCCCCGCGGGCGAGCGCATCCGCGTGCGCGTGGGACCGTTCGGCAGCCGCGATGACGCCGAAAAGACCCGCGCCAAGCTGCAAAAGCTGGGCCTGGGCGGCAGCCTGGTGCCGGCGTGA